From one Salmo salar chromosome ssa09, Ssal_v3.1, whole genome shotgun sequence genomic stretch:
- the LOC106612333 gene encoding phytanoyl-CoA dioxygenase domain-containing protein 1, with protein MSVSTCQMKERYNQQGFLSAVPVLDDTELREARQAFNHLEREFGEEYTQYSLHNVHLQYPWVMGLAKHPHILQVVQSILGSDVILLDSRFICKYPTSPTPHPTATQAGNDAITLTSEEEVRSLETDQQNETGLPFVAWHQDMRYWGIAGGPVLSVWLALDDSLAESGALKVIPGSHCSGLLPHQLASRPGNMLSVNQEIPEELVQTDSALLCPLLAGQMSIHDGFLVHASDPNTSQKRRCGFVIRYIPTCAYPVQDPDRPRHFHATVMASGSDQFNHFSTLL; from the exons ATGAGTGTGTCAACGTGTCAGATGAAGGAACGTTACAACCAGCAGGGATTCCTCTCTGCTGTACCGGTCCTAGACGACACAGAGCTGAGGGAGGCCAGACAGGCCTTCAACCACCTGGAGAGAGAGTTCg GTGAGGAGTACACCCAGTACAGTCTCCACAACGTGCACCTGCAGTACCCCTGGGTGATGGGCCTGGCCAAACACCCCCACATCCTACAGGTGGTACAGTCCATCCTGGGCTCTGATGTCATCTTGCTAGACTCACGCTTCATCTGCAAGTACCCAACATcccccacaccccaccccacagCCACACAGGCAGGAAATGATGCCATCACTCTGACCAGTGAGGAGGAAGTGAGGTCATTAGAGACGGACCAACAGAATGAGACTGGGCTGCCCTTCGTGGCCTGGCACCAGGATATGAG GTACTGGGGAATAGCTGGGGGTCCAGTCCTGTCTGTGTGGCTGGCTCTAGACGACTCACTGGCAGAAAGCGGAGCCCTGAAGGTCATCCCAG gaAGCCACTGCTCTGGCCTGCTGCCCCACCAACTCGCCTCCCGCCCCGGCAACATGCTGTCAGTCAACCAGGAGATCCCTGAGGAGCTGGTGCAAACGGACAGCGCTCTACTCTGCCCCCTGCTGGCTGGGCAGATGTCT ATCCATGATGGGTTCCTGGTCCACGCCAGCGACCCCAACACATCCCAGAAGAGACGCTGTGGCTTCGTGATCCGATACATCCCTACCTGTGCCTACCCtgtacag gaccCAGACCGTCCCAGGCATTTCCATGCTACTGTGATGGCCAGTGGATCAGACCAGTTCAATCACTTCTCCACCTTGCTGTGA